The Acidobacteriota bacterium genome includes the window GCCGGCCCCAAGCGAGGCCGCCTCAACCTCAACAACCGCACGGTGATTGCCCCACGACTCACCTTCGAGCCCGCGGCGGTACGGCGTCCAGTTTCTGGTTCGCAGGTCACGCCATCGACCACATTCGAGATGGCCGGCGCGCGATGGAGGTCGTACAAATGGGGGCTCAGTCGCCCAGACCACGGCGGCCCAGGGACACAGTTCCCACGGCCAAAGCCGAGCGCGGCCCAACGGACGACGCTACCGAACGGGGAGTGCAAGCGCGCGAGCGAGAAGGATGGCATCAAGGTCTCCAGAGACGGGCATCTGTCCCAACGACTTCTGCGCGGCCAGTGCCAGCAGTTCGAGGGAGCTCCCGCCACCACCGCCCGTCGCGGCGATGACAGCTTCGAATTGGGATTGTGCTTCGGCGGTCAGACCTTGTCGTTGCGCCACGCGACCGAGCAGGAACCTGATCAGCCGCCCTCAGGTCGTAGGGCTTGCCCCCGCCAAGGCGCTCGGGCCACTCGAGGGCCGAGGTCAAATTGCGTCGTCAGCGTCTGCCCATCGGCCGGCGTTGTAGCTGGCCAGCGCAGCAGCCATACGCCCGCACGCACATCTGATGCGTTTCGCGCGAGTGCCTGAGGCAACACACGCGTGACGTTCAGCAATCGCAAGCGCCTCAGTCGGGCGCTCGAGGGACAACAGCGAGAGCGCACATGGAGCAGGGCCAGGTTGAAGTCTTTGGGAAACTGCTGTCGGGCGCGGGCTGAGGCGGCCAAGGCATCTGACCATCTGGCCTGCTTCTGGTAGTGCTGGATCAAGGGGATTCGGACGGTGCGATCGGTGCCGGCCAGTGTCTCGGCGCGTTTGAGGTCTGGCTCCGGATCCCCACCGGCCTTCTCAACGAGGTGTGCGCGGGAGACGTAGAATGCGGCCGCATCAGGAGTGTTGCCGAGGGGCGTCAGCAGGCGTTCCGGCTTCGGCAGCCGGTCAAACGCCCACAGATTGAGCGCCCGCAGATAGGTCCAGCTCCAGTGATTGTTCTGCTGCGCCGCCCAGGTCAGGACGGGCAGTGTTTCGAGCCGGTACGGAAATACCAGTGAGACATCCGCGGCGCCCAGGGCCGAGGCGTCTTTCTGGAGATAGGCCAGCCACGCGCGCAGCAACGGATTACGCATCTTCGCCGTGGCCGCCTCGAGGAGGTTGATGGCATCCGCGGCCTGACCGCGATTCGCGTACCCGATCGCCAACTCCAGCACAGACCTGATCCGGGAACTCGCTGCGCAAACCGTTCAGGAACGCCGCAGAAGTGCCCGCGCCAGGCTTGGACAGATAGGCTTCCGCCCGCACGAAGTGGTGCAGGGGATCGAACTCGATCAATTGCGCAGCCGCCGTCGAGGCCTGCGTCGCGTTGCCCGTCTTGCGGCCCACCAGCGCGAGGATCTGCCACGCGGACAAATTCAACCGGTTGTAGTCGATCGCGATGCGCGCGTACCGGTCGGCCTCGCTCAGGTCGCTGCGAACCAGAGCCAGGTCGGCCAGTTGCACATTCGCCGCCGATCGGTACGCCAGCGCACGCGCGGCCCAGCCAAACGGCTCGCGTGCATCCGCGGTCTTTGCGAGCGCGCGATACAGGTTGCCGGCGACGAAGTTCGCCTCGGCATCATACGCGTCAAGGCGCAAAGCTCGAACCACCTGCACAAGGCCTGCATCGACCGCGCGCCGGTACTCAAGGTCTCCCATGGCAAGCAGGGCCCCGCGATGCCACGGACTCTTAACCAGGGCCTCGTCGAGCATCGGTCTCGCCTGCTCATACCGCCTGCCCTGAATAAGTTCCTTCGCCTCAAAGACCAGCCGGTCGGCTTCAGGGATTGACGCCACGGCAGCGGCATCCGTTTCGAACGGACGCGCAAGCGTCCGTTCAGCCGGGTCGGACGAATAGTCCACGCCCAGGCCGCGCAGTTCCACACGATACGGCGCGCCCGCCGCATGGGGCACGCTTCTTGTGAACGGCTCGAGCGCCGCCAACCTCACTGGTTGTTCCAGCACCAGTGTGCCGCCCGACCACACCCGCAGCGTATCGGAGGCCTGTCCGAACGCATTGACGCCAATCTGCAACTGACCGCCGGCCTCTCGCACCGAGATCGCGGCATCACGCGAGGCATCCGTCAATCCGCCGAGACCTTCCAGCGGAAACCAGGTCTCTGTCCACCGATCCGTCGCAAAGGGATCGAAACCTGCCTGCGTGATCGGATTGACGTGCGCATCCGGCGTGAACTGCACCAGCAACCGTCCGGCCTGATACTCCACATATTGGCCGTCGGTGTCGGTCAGCAGGTCTTCCCAGATGCCACCCGCGCGCGAGAGTGCCCACAGCCATAACTTCTGCCCGGGCATCTCTTCGTGCCTGGCCCAGTGGCCGAATCCGTACTGGGCGTCGCGATAATAACCGCCGAACAAGTCCTTGAGTTCACCAACCACGTGAAAGGACTTGTTGGACCCGAAAGTGTTGTTCTTGTAGACCGGCAGGAACCGATCCTGTGCATCGCGGGGCCACGATTCGCGCGCGCCCGGATGCGTCAGATACGCATTGCCTGGGATGGACATCTCCAGATCGTCTTTCGCGAACGCCGCGGCCGTCATCCAGTTGTAATACGGCTGCTCGATCGCTGTCCCGTTGTGCCCAGCACGTTCGTTTCAAACGATGCCTTGTCGGCCGGCAGCCGGATCTCCACCGCCACTCCGTGCGCGAGGGCAGGTCCATCGTGCCGACGATGCAGCTGACGCTTCCATCGGGGTTCTGCTTGAGCACGTAATCCACCGGGAGTGGCCGTGGCGGGCGTGTGGGCCTATGACGCCAAAGTTAAACTCGATGCCGCCAGAGGTCCACGGTCCGCGCAGGGCGATATTGCGGAACTTGACGACCTCGTTTCGATAGATGAATTCGTGCCCGGTCTTTTTGACGCGTGCACCCCAGACCTTGCCGCCGATCTCGGGCAGCACAAACACTTCCACCAGGTCGTTCTCAAGCGTCACGACCTTCCACTCCACGCGGCGTGCCTTCGTGTTCATACCCTTCAAACGCGTGGTACGGATACAACCTGGTGTCCTTCACCAGAATCGGCACCGGGTTGGGTTCCGAAAACCCATAGGTCTTGATGGGTTGGACGCCCTCAGAAATTCGCGCGGCCTTGACGGGCTGTGCGGTGCGAACGGGCGCCACTGCCACAACCGCAGCGGCCAGTAACAACGGCAGCCAGCATCGACGGACCATGGCGGGTATCTTACTCCTCGGGGCGCCTGACCTCCGGCCAGAGCCCTCCCGACAGCCCATTGAAACCGGGCGGGGGTGGCTCGGTGTCCGTAGTGCCCCACGCGGCCATGTGACTTTCCGGGAGAATCCGGGTCTAGGTGGGGATGGACAAGTTGATGGAACGGCCTCTGGGTGATCGCGTGCGTGGGTGTGCCCCACGGCTGCATTGGCCCAACCGGCAGGGGCGCCTCAATCCCGCCACCGGTGTGGGTAGGGTCGGCCGGCGTGGGCCTGTCGCTCACAAATGGGAACAGCGACACGCTGAACTACAACCTCACGTTCGACATCACACGGACGCCCAAAGCGCGCAACGTGATTGAGTTGAAAGCGCTGTATCTCAAGGGTGAACAGAACGGCGCCGTCGCTGTCGACCGTAAATCGTCTGGCTGGACTGCGAGACCATTACTCGGTTTCGAACCGTGTCCGTGTTCGGCCAGGTGGATTACCTTCGCGACACGTTCAAGCGAATCGATTACCTGGTGGCGCCCGCTGTCGGCGCGGGACTGAAGGTGATCGACACCGAGACCACACAATTTTCAGCCGACGCCGGCATCGGCATCATCTTTGAGAAGACTCCGGGCGTCGCGGCCCGCACTAACGCGGCAATCACCGCCAGTGAAAAACTGACGCACCAACTGACTCCACGGCGTCAATCACGCACGGGGCCTCCGCGCTCTGGAAGGCCGACGACCTGTCGGATGGCCTCACAGTGTCTGTGGGGCTCACAACAAAGGTAGCCGAGCGCCTGCAGCTCTCTTTGAATCTGCTGGACACGTTCAAGAGCAAGCCGCCCACAGGGACCAAACGGAACGACGTCGCGTTTGTTTGCCGCCATCACCGTCAAGTTCTGGCCCCACACCCGGACACAGAGAGCGCACTCATCATGTTGAAGGAACTCAAGGAATTCGCCATGCGCGGCAACGTCGTGGATGGCCGTTGGCATCGTCATCGGCGTCGCGTTCGGCGCCATCGTGACCAGTTTTGTCGGAGACGTGCTCATGCCCGTGATTGGCCTGATGCTGGGCGGCGCCGACTTCTCGGACAAGTTCGTGATGCTCAGGAGGGCGCGACTCCCGGGACCCTACGCCACACTGGCCGCCGCCAAGCTGCCGCAGGCGCGGTGACCCGGCCTTGGCGTTCTGATCAACACCATCGTGAACTTCCTGATCGTCGCCTTTGCCTTGTTCATGGTCGTCAAGGGATGAACGCCACCAAGAAGAAGGAAGCGGAAGCGCCGGCCGTGCCGGCCGCGCCAACGGCGGAAGCCTTGTTACTGATTGAAATCCGGGACCTGCTGGCGCGGCGATAGTGCCGGCGCCGGCAGCAGAGAGCACAACGGTCGATTCGCGAGAGGTGAGTATGGGATTGAGAGACATGTACGCGTATGCCATTCAGACCGCCAAGGGGAAGTTCGACGGCAACGCCGAGGAACGCGGCGGGAAGTTGCACTTCAAGGGAAGCGTGGCGACCGAGGCCGAGAAGAACGAGATCTGGACGGCCATCAAGACCATCCCCACGTGGCAGAACGACATCGTGGCGGATATCGTCGTGCGGCCCGCAGCAGCTGGAACTGCGAGTTCGGCCCCTGCGGCCCGAACCTACACGGTGAAACCTGGCGATACCCTCGGAAGATCGCCAGGAGTTGCTCGGCAATGCGGGAGCCTACCATGAAAGATCTTCGAGGCGAATCAGGATCAACTGACGAATCCTGACAAGATCAAACCCGGACAGGTGCTGCGCATTCCATGAACATCCTCGAGATGATTCTCAACGGGACGAACGGTTCAGTGGTGCGTGACGCCGGCAAAGCCGTCGGTCTGTCGCCTGAGGACGCCGGTTCGGCTTTGTCGGCGCTGGTGCCGGCTCTGACGGCGCGACTGCATGCCAACGCCATGCAGCCTGGCGGACTCGAGGCCCTGCTCGGTTCGCTCAGAAGCGGAGGCCACAGCCGATACATCGACGACTCGTCGGTCCTCGGGCAGTCCGAAACCGTGGCCGACGGCAGCGCAATCCTTGGACACATCCTGGGGAGCAAGGACGCCAGCCGCGCGGTGGCCAGCCAAGCGGTGACGCAGACTGGACTGAGCGCCGACGTGTTGAAGAAGTTGCTCCCCATCGCGGCCACGCTGGTCATGGGGTCGTTAGCCCGGCATCAGGCCGGTTCTCTGAACAGCTTCACCGGGGGCGGCGGCCTTCTTGGGGTGCTGACCCCGATGCTCGACCAGAATGGCGACGGGTCCGTGGTTGACGATGTTATGAACAGAGTTGGAAAGATGTTCGGCAGCCGCTAGGCTGCCGAACCTGGACTTCACCTGGAGGGCAGCATGCTTGGCATTCTTGGATGGGCTGTGTTCGGCTTGATCGTCGGGGCGCTGGCGAAACTCGCCATGCCTGGCCGCGACCCTGGCGGCCTGTTGGTCACGATGGCCCTGGGCATCGCCGGGGCGGTGGTGGCGGGGTTCCTCGGACGGGCGCTGGGATGGTATGAATCCGGCCAGGCCGCGGGCTTCATCACGGCGACGCTGGGTGCCGCGCTCATCCTGTTCGTGTACCGGCGCCTGGTCGCAAAAACGCCAGCGGCTTAGTGACGAATCGTCTCGTCGAGGAACGCGGTGTTGGCCACGACGACCACGCCCGACGTTTGCTCAATGATGGTCTGCGTCGGCGTGATGGCCTTGAGAACACCGCGCTCGCCTCGAATCTCGACGGGGTCTCCCGCGGTGAAGATCTTGCGCGCGTAGAATCCCGCCAGCAGGTTGCGGGTGATGTCGCGGCTGCCCAGGCCCACCGAGAGGCCGAAGGCCAGCGCCAGCCCGGACAACGTGCAGACAGTCACGATGCGCACCATCTCGGTGTCGAACCGCAACTGCCCGATGGCCATGACGCCGACAATGAACAGGATGAGTCCCGACACGAGGCTTCCGAGCGGCTTCGCAAACTCGATCCCGGATTCCTCGGCGGATTGCGCGACAGTTCGGCCCGCGAACTGGCTCACCGACGTGCCGACCACCATCAGCAGGACGGCAGCGACCACGCTGGAGTAGGTAGCCGAACATGGCGGCGATCCCATCCGAGATCGCCATCAGTCCGAAGTTGTCGGCAGCCGTGCGGGCGAACAACAGGAGCAACATGAAGTAGGCCAGGCGCGGCAGCGCCACGTTCAGCGATTGGCGAATGCCGACCCGCTGCAGCATTTTGTCAACGCGGTTCCATCCGGGCGTCACTACATCCGCCGCTTGCCCCGGAAGAGTTCGAACGGCGCTCGAAGCAACTCCAGCAGCATCATGATCGGGGCCGTCCACGCCAGGCCCACAAACTCACCAGCCAACGCACGCCGCTCAATGCGGCCGCGCACTTTTGCGACCAGGAAGCGATCGTCGACGGCCAGGGCGAGGTCTTTCAACTCCGTCACCGGCTCGCCCGGTTCGGTGTCGTCGACTTGGTCGCCCCATCTACGCCCCTGGCTCCCGGGCGGCGTCGGCAAACCGCCTGACAGTCCTCTCGCGCGCGCTTGATCCGCATTTTGACCGCCGAGAGGCCGAGGCCGAGCTCGGCAGCGATATCCTCATACGACAGGCCGTCCCCATCCCGCAGCATCAACGGAATCCGGAGCGTATCCGACATCGCGTCGAGAACGCTCATGAGCCGATCATGTTCGGCAGCCGCCTGCAGTGCGGCATGAGCGCTTGGCGGCGTGTGCATCGCCCGGTGGCCCTCCCCCGCGTCTTCAATATCGATCATGACCGTCCCTTGAATCCTGCGCAGGTGATTCAGGCAGTGATTCACCTTGATTCGCTTCAGCCACGTCCGGAACTGCGCCCGTCCCTCGAATCGCCTCAACCCGAAAAACGCCTTGACGAACACTTCTTGCGCTAAGTCCTCGGCGTCGGCCGCCGATCTGGTAATCACCCGGCAATTGGCGACGACAAAGCCCTGGTGCCGCCGAATCAGCTCTTCAAACGGACGGGTATCGCCACCGCCTTCGACGCGCGCCTGGTTCACCAGCTGGTCGTCAGATTCGTGATCGAGCGAGTCCATTCAGGCTCCTTACTATGGACCACCAAGACGCCAAAATGTCACATCGATTCCCTCTGTTCGTCACGTCGTCGCGATGAGCGACTCGGTAACAATCCACTGCGCGGAACTCCGCGGATCGAGATGCTCCTCATCGGTGTGCGCCACGGTGATGGAACCAGGCCCAGCAGCATCGGCGTGCCCCACGCGTCAAGAAACGGTACGTCCGTGGTGTAGGCAAACACTGCGGTCTCGAAACCCGGCACCGTGTGCAAACGCACCGGCGGCACCACCAACACGTCGTCAATCACTGCGCACGAGCCGATGGCGTCCTCCAGTTGGTCGCGCACCTCACGATAGTCACCAACAGTCCGGAACATCAGCTCCGCGCCCGCACTGGGAGGGATCACGTTTGGCGCCACTCCGCCGGACATGAGGCCTACGGAGTAGTTGGTGCGGCCCAGCAAGGCGTCTGCCGGCCATTCCACTTCGCGCAGAGACACCAGCGCGTCGAGCATCTTCTCGATCGCGGATTCACCAAGCTCCGGGAGGCTCGAGTGCGCTGCGCGGCCGGTGGCCGTCAATCGCGCGCGATAGACGCCTTTGGTCGCGAGGCCGAGGCGATTGTCGGTCGGCTCACCATTGATGAGCCACTGCGACGCGTTCGGCCACAGGTTCGCGGCCCTGGCCCCGTCGCTGCCGCGCTCTTCACCCGCGACAAACAACAAGCCGATGTCCGTACGACC containing:
- a CDS encoding DUF5107 domain-containing protein; amino-acid sequence: MTAAAFAKDDLEMSIPGNAYLTHPGARESWPRDAQDRFLPVYKNNTFGSNKSFHVVGELKDLFGGYYRDAQYGFGHWARHEEMPGQKLWLWALSRAGGIWEDLLTDTDGQYVEYQAGRLLVQFTPDAHVNPITQAGFDPFATDRWTETWFPLEGLGGLTDASRDAAISVREAGGQLQIGVNAFGQASDTLRVWSGGTLVLEQPVRLAALEPFTRSVPHAAGAPYRVELRGLGVDYSSDPAERTLARPFETDAAAVASIPEADRLVFEAKELIQGRRYEQARPMLDEALVKSPWHRGALLAMGDLEYRRAVDAGLVQVVRALRLDAYDAEANFVAGNLYRALAKTADAREPFGWAARALAYRSAANVQLADLALVRSDLSEADRYARIAIDYNRLNLSAWQILALVGRKTGNATQASTAAAQLIEFDPLHHFVRAEAYLSKPGAGTSAAFLNGLRSEFPDQVCAGVGDRVRESRSGRGCHQPPRGGHGEDA
- a CDS encoding DUF5107 domain-containing protein — protein: MNTKARRVEWKVVTLENDLVEVFVLPEIGGKVWGARVKKTGHEFIYRNEVVKFRNIALRGPWTSGGIEFNFGVIGPHARHGHSRWITCSSRTPMEASAASSARWTCPRARSGGGDPAAGRQGIV
- a CDS encoding DUF481 domain-containing protein; amino-acid sequence: MGLSLTNGNSDTLNYNLTFDITRTPKARNVIELKALYLKGEQNGAVAVDRKSSGWTARPLLGFEPCPCSARWITFATRSSESITWWRPLSARD
- a CDS encoding DUF481 domain-containing protein; the encoded protein is MSVFGQVDYLRDTFKRIDYLVAPAVGAGLKVIDTETTQFSADAGIGIIFEKTPGVAARTNAAITASEKLTHQLTPRRQSRTGPPRSGRPTTCRMASQCLWGSQQR
- a CDS encoding LysM peptidoglycan-binding domain-containing protein, with the translated sequence MFEANQDQLTNPDKIKPGQVLRIP
- a CDS encoding DUF937 domain-containing protein, which codes for MNILEMILNGTNGSVVRDAGKAVGLSPEDAGSALSALVPALTARLHANAMQPGGLEALLGSLRSGGHSRYIDDSSVLGQSETVADGSAILGHILGSKDASRAVASQAVTQTGLSADVLKKLLPIAATLVMGSLARHQAGSLNSFTGGGGLLGVLTPMLDQNGDGSVVDDVMNRVGKMFGSR
- a CDS encoding GlsB/YeaQ/YmgE family stress response membrane protein — translated: MLGILGWAVFGLIVGALAKLAMPGRDPGGLLVTMALGIAGAVVAGFLGRALGWYESGQAAGFITATLGAALILFVYRRLVAKTPAA
- a CDS encoding mechanosensitive ion channel, yielding MVAAVLLMVVGTSVSQFAGRTVAQSAEESGIEFAKPLGSLVSGLILFIVGVMAIGQLRFDTEMVRIVTVCTLSGLALAFGLSVGLGSRDITRNLLAGFYARKIFTAGDPVEIRGERGVLKAITPTQTIIEQTSGVVVVANTAFLDETIRH
- a CDS encoding RNA polymerase sigma factor, whose amino-acid sequence is MDSLDHESDDQLVNQARVEGGGDTRPFEELIRRHQGFVVANCRVITRSAADAEDLAQEVFVKAFFGLRRFEGRAQFRTWLKRIKVNHCLNHLRRIQGTVMIDIEDAGEGHRAMHTPPSAHAALQAAAEHDRLMSVLDAMSDTLRIPLMLRDGDGLSYEDIAAELGLGLSAVKMRIKRAREDCQAVCRRRPGARGVDGATKSTTPNRASR
- a CDS encoding M20/M25/M40 family metallo-hydrolase, giving the protein MGSRLYGRGACDAKGILAAQVAAAERARAAGRTDIGLLFVAGEERGSDGARAANLWPNASQWLINGEPTDNRLGLATKGVYRARLTATGRAAHSSLPELGESAIEKMLDALVSLREVEWPADALLGRTNYSVGLMSGGVAPNVIPPSAGAELMFRTVGDYREVRDQLEDAIGSCAVIDDVLVVPPVRLHTVPGFETAVFAYTTDVPFLDAWGTPMLLGLVPSPWRTPMRSISIRGVPRSGLLPSRSSRRRDEQRESM